Genomic segment of Mucilaginibacter sabulilitoris:
TATTACTGAGTTCTTTATCGCTTACTATTCTGGCGGCGAGTATGAGCAGTATACATTCTTAAACAGGTTTATTGGTCCGTATTGGTGGGCTGCCTGTATGATGTATGGCTGTAACGTATTGATGACCCAGATGATGTGGTCGAAAAAAGTAAGAACAAACATCCCTATTTCATGGGTGCTTTCTATCATCGTGAACATAGGTATGTGGTTTGAGCGTTTTGTGATCATCGTTGTTTCATTACACCGCGATTACCTTCCTTCAAGCTGGGCTATGTTTTATCCAACATGGATAGATGTGGGTGTGTTTATTGGCTCTATCGGTATATTCTTTACCATGTTCCTGTTGTTCATCAGGGTGATGCCCGCTGTGGCAATAGCCGAAGTGAAACTGCTGCTGAAGAGCGCGAGTGAACAAGCTAAGAAAAAACAAATAGAAGAAGGCCATTTTGACGAAAGTCACGTTGAGTTCTACAAAGAGAATTTAATCAAATTTGATAGCGTTGACCATTCTGAATACGAAAAAGCATAATAACTGATGAGCAGCACCAAATATATATTAGGCGTTTTTGATGATCCCGATGAAATGATGCACGGGATTGACAAACTACAAAAAAATAGTGTCCCTATTTATGATGTTTACACGCCAATGCCTATCCACGGTATTGACGCTAAGCTGGGAGTAAAAGATTCAAGATTAGGTTATGCGGCCTTTATGTTCGGCTGCATGGGCGGTACAACCATTTTTACATTGGTTTATTACTTCCTGGTACATGATTGGCCTATGGACATCGGCGGTAAGAATGCTTTTGCTATCCCTGATTTTATCCCGGTAACTTTTGAGTGGACAGTACTGTTCGCTTCGTACGGTATGGCCTTTACCTTCTTTTTCGCCACGCACCTTTTCCCGGGCCGTGCGCCAAGGGTAATGGACCTGAGAGCAACTAACGACAAGTTTGTAATTGCTATTGACGCAAAAGGAAACATACCACACGAGGATATAACCAATATATTAAAAGAAGCAGGAGCAAGTGAAGTTAAGCATAACGACAGAAAATATGTTAGCTATGAATAAATTTAGAATATTAGGAACAATAGTTATCATTATCGCTGCTTCGATTGTAGTTACATCGTGCAAGGATAAGAGGAGTACCGGATGGGAGTACGCCCCTAATATGTATGAGCACATCGCATACGATCCGGATCAAAAGAATCCGAATTTTAAGGACGGAAAAACAGCGCAGGTACCACCGGCCGGAACTATACCGGTAGGCTTTACCAGGTTTGATTATCCTAACACAAAAGACGGTTATGAACTGGCAAGCGTTGAGGTTAAAAGCGTAATAGCACAAACCCAGGCTAACTATAAAGATGGAAAAATTTTGTTTGAGCATTTTTGCTCACCTTGCCATGGTATTACTGGTCAGGGCGATGGTTTGGTAGTGCAGCACGGTTATCCACCGCCGCCATCATATTCAAAAGGCCAATCATCACGCGGTGGCGCTATGAAAGACTTAACAGACGGTAAAATATATCATACCATTACTTACGGTGTAAATGCCATGGGATCTTACGCTTCGCAGCTGGCTCCTGAAGAGCGCTGGAAAGTGATCATGTATGTTCACCATTTACAAACTTTATAAGAATTAGAATTGAATGAAGACTCACAATAGTTTTGACGAGCAATTTGAATTTTCCGGACAGGCAAAAACATTGAGCTTAGCCGCCATAGTTATTGGCGTGGTAACCATAATTGGTGGCTTTTTAGCCGGTTACGGTGAGCGTACATTTGCCAACTTATTGCTGTGCGGTTATTACTTTGCCTGCGTTTGTACGGCCGGTGTATTTTTCTGCGCGCTGCAGTATGTGGCGCAGGCCGGTTGGTCAGCTTCTTTACTGCGTGTACCACAGGCATTTGCCAAGGTATTGCCAATAGCTGCGGTAACATTAATAGTTATAATAGCGGCTGGCTTGTTTACAACCCATACTACCGAGGTAGAGGGTAAACAAGTTGTTGCACCCTTTTTATATAAAATATGGCATGCACCAGGTGTAACAACGCCAGGCAGCGAAAACTATGACCCTATTTTAGCAGGTAAATCGGGCTTTTTAAATGTACCGTTCTTTTTTATCCGCTTAATTGCGTTTTTAGGTGCGTATACCATTTTTGGCTGGTTGCTTTCAAAATACTCTAACACTGAGGATGAAATGGGCGGTTTGTTTTACTACAAAAAGAGCTTTACTATTTCGGCAGCGTTCCTGGTGATATTTGGATTTACTCAACCCCTGTTTTCATTTGATGTGGTAATGTCATTAGAGGCACATTGGTTCTCAACTATGTTTGGCTGGTATAACTTTGCCGCCATGTGGGTGAGCTGTTTAGCAGTTATTACGCTTACCATTATATTGTTAAGGCAAAAAGGTTATATGCAATGGATCACACAAGATCACTTACATAACCTGGGCCAGTTGATGTTTGGCTTCTCTATATTCTGGACTTATGTATGGTTTGCACAGTTCTTACTTATTTACTATGCCAACTTACCAGAAGAGTCGGTATATTTCTTTAAAAGATGGGAGCCTGAATTTAAACCATGGTTTTGGCTAAGCATCATATTGAACTTTATGGCGCCGTTACTTATCATCATGTCACGTGATTCAAAACGGGCAACAAGCGTATTAAAAACTACCTGTATTATACTGATATTAGGTCACTGGCTTGATTATTTTGTGATGATAATGCCGGGTACCGTAGGCATACATGGCGAATGGTGGTCACAGATCACTCCTATAGAAATAGGTATGTTTATAGGATTTGCAGGCTTATTTACATTCTTGGTGTTGAATGCTTTAAGCAAATTCAAATCGCTTATCCCTAAAAAACATCCGTTCTTGCAGGAGAGCCTTCATCATCACATATAATAATTGTTATTTTTGCATCAAAATACAGAATACCAAACTGACATTAAAATGGGATTCAGAAAATTTATAAATTCTAAAAAGTTACTATCATTCTTCGCGGCGTTTACGCTCATGGGTACAAATTTGCTTATGGCGCAAACTGAAGCAGCTGCCGGTGCCGGTGGCCAAACAGATGCCCCACAGGTTGACTGGGCCGGTGTTGCGTATTATTTGCTCCTGTTTTTCCTGGTATGCCTTGGTGTAGCTGTAATAGGTAAAATCCTGAAGATATATGACCTTACACTCAAAATACAAGGCAAAAAAGGTATCAAGTGGAATACCATCATGGCCGTAGTTTGCCTGGTATTCTTATTGGCCGGCTTATATGGTGCTTACTGGTCATTTACCGTACAGGGCAGCATGACTTTACCAGAGGCCGCGTCAGTTCATGGAGTTAAAATTGATGAGATGTTTACCGTCACTACCGTTTTAACCATGATAGTGTTTTTTGCAACCCAGATATTACTGTTTGGATTTTTATTTGGGTACAGGCATTCTGAAAAACGCAGGGCACACTTCCTGCCGCATAATAATACCATTGAAAAGGTTTGGACTATAGCGCCTGCTATTGTTTTAACTATATTGGTTGTGTTTGGCTTTTTCACCTGGCAAAAAATTATGGATAATACCGATGCCAAAGGTGAGGCCGCTTCTATCAACGTTGATATTACCGGACATCAGTTTGCATGGGAACTACGTTACCCGGGCAAAGATGGTAAGTTAGGACCTAAAGATTTCAAATTAGTATCTGCAGCCAATAAGTTAGGTGTTAACTTTAAAAAGAAAAGCAGCTTTGATGATTTAGCTGTTGATACCATGTATCTGCCTGTTAATAAATCAGTAAGATTGAATATACAGGCACTTGATGTAATACACTCTGTTTACATGCCTCATTTCAGGGTTCAGCTTAACGCAGTACCGGGATTACCTACCTTCTTTAAGTTTACGCCTACTATTACTACTGCGCAAATGCGTACTAAACTTGACGATCCTAAATTTGAATACTTAGTTTATTGTAATAAAATATGCGGTGGCGGTCACTACAACATGCAAAAGGTTGTTCGTGTAGTTACCGAATCTGAATACCAGGCCTGGTTGTCAAGGCAAAAACCTTATTTATCTGATCAGTTAAGAAAGGAATTACATTTTGCCGCTGCAGATCAGCCAAAAACAGAGTCACAAAATAGGTTAGCGTTAAATAATTAATATAGAAAGATAAGCGATATGTCAACATTAGCAGTTCACGACCACGGAGTAGCACATCACGACGATCACGGTCACGAACATCATCATAACGAAACTTTCCTGTCTAAATACGTATTTAGCATGGATCATAAAATGATTGCCAAGCAATTCCTGATTACAGGGATTACCATGGCAGTTATTGCAATGATATTATCTATCCTTTTCAGGATCCAGTTAGCCTATCCTGATAAAACATTCCCTTTGTTAACTACATTGCTTGGCCGCTTTGCACCTAACGGGCGCATCAGTGCCGACTTTTACTTGTCGCTGGTTACCATACACGGTACTATCATGGTATTCTTTGTGTTAACAGCCGGTTTGAGCGGAACCTTTGCCAACTTGCTGATACCTCTTCAGGTTGGTGCCCGTGATATGGCATCGCCTTTTATGAACATGTTGTCATACTGGTTCTTCTTTTTAGCCAGTGTTATTATGCTGTCGTCATTCTTTGTGCAAAAGGGGCCTGCCAGTGGCGGCTGGACTATTTACCCGCCGCTATCCGCGCTGCCAAAAGCTATGCCGGGTTCGGGTGAGGGTATGACGCTATGGCTTATCAGTATGGTACTGTTTGTGGCATCATCATTAATGGGTGGTATCAACTACGTAAGTACTATATTAAACATGCGTACAAAGGGTATGGATCTTTGGAAGATGCCTTTAACTGTATGGGCTTTATTCCTTACCGCTATCCTGGGTATCCTTGCATTCCCTGTATTGGTTGCAGGTGTTGTATTATTGATATTTGACCGCAGCTTTGGTACCAGCTTCTACCTCTCAGACATTGTACTGAACGGTGTACAGCAGCCTTATGAGGGTGGTAGCCCTATTTTGTTCCAGCACTTGTTCTGGTTCCTGGGTCACCCGGAGGTGTATATCGTGATTATGCCTGCAATGGGTATCTCATCTGAGGTAATGTCTGTAAACTCACGTAAACCGATTTTTGGTTACCATGCGATGGTTTACT
This window contains:
- a CDS encoding quinol:cytochrome C oxidoreductase, with the protein product MKTHNSFDEQFEFSGQAKTLSLAAIVIGVVTIIGGFLAGYGERTFANLLLCGYYFACVCTAGVFFCALQYVAQAGWSASLLRVPQAFAKVLPIAAVTLIVIIAAGLFTTHTTEVEGKQVVAPFLYKIWHAPGVTTPGSENYDPILAGKSGFLNVPFFFIRLIAFLGAYTIFGWLLSKYSNTEDEMGGLFYYKKSFTISAAFLVIFGFTQPLFSFDVVMSLEAHWFSTMFGWYNFAAMWVSCLAVITLTIILLRQKGYMQWITQDHLHNLGQLMFGFSIFWTYVWFAQFLLIYYANLPEESVYFFKRWEPEFKPWFWLSIILNFMAPLLIIMSRDSKRATSVLKTTCIILILGHWLDYFVMIMPGTVGIHGEWWSQITPIEIGMFIGFAGLFTFLVLNALSKFKSLIPKKHPFLQESLHHHI
- a CDS encoding cytochrome c oxidase subunit II codes for the protein MGFRKFINSKKLLSFFAAFTLMGTNLLMAQTEAAAGAGGQTDAPQVDWAGVAYYLLLFFLVCLGVAVIGKILKIYDLTLKIQGKKGIKWNTIMAVVCLVFLLAGLYGAYWSFTVQGSMTLPEAASVHGVKIDEMFTVTTVLTMIVFFATQILLFGFLFGYRHSEKRRAHFLPHNNTIEKVWTIAPAIVLTILVVFGFFTWQKIMDNTDAKGEAASINVDITGHQFAWELRYPGKDGKLGPKDFKLVSAANKLGVNFKKKSSFDDLAVDTMYLPVNKSVRLNIQALDVIHSVYMPHFRVQLNAVPGLPTFFKFTPTITTAQMRTKLDDPKFEYLVYCNKICGGGHYNMQKVVRVVTESEYQAWLSRQKPYLSDQLRKELHFAAADQPKTESQNRLALNN
- a CDS encoding DUF3341 domain-containing protein → MSSTKYILGVFDDPDEMMHGIDKLQKNSVPIYDVYTPMPIHGIDAKLGVKDSRLGYAAFMFGCMGGTTIFTLVYYFLVHDWPMDIGGKNAFAIPDFIPVTFEWTVLFASYGMAFTFFFATHLFPGRAPRVMDLRATNDKFVIAIDAKGNIPHEDITNILKEAGASEVKHNDRKYVSYE
- a CDS encoding c-type cytochrome, with protein sequence MLAMNKFRILGTIVIIIAASIVVTSCKDKRSTGWEYAPNMYEHIAYDPDQKNPNFKDGKTAQVPPAGTIPVGFTRFDYPNTKDGYELASVEVKSVIAQTQANYKDGKILFEHFCSPCHGITGQGDGLVVQHGYPPPPSYSKGQSSRGGAMKDLTDGKIYHTITYGVNAMGSYASQLAPEERWKVIMYVHHLQTL
- a CDS encoding cytochrome c oxidase subunit I encodes the protein MSTLAVHDHGVAHHDDHGHEHHHNETFLSKYVFSMDHKMIAKQFLITGITMAVIAMILSILFRIQLAYPDKTFPLLTTLLGRFAPNGRISADFYLSLVTIHGTIMVFFVLTAGLSGTFANLLIPLQVGARDMASPFMNMLSYWFFFLASVIMLSSFFVQKGPASGGWTIYPPLSALPKAMPGSGEGMTLWLISMVLFVASSLMGGINYVSTILNMRTKGMDLWKMPLTVWALFLTAILGILAFPVLVAGVVLLIFDRSFGTSFYLSDIVLNGVQQPYEGGSPILFQHLFWFLGHPEVYIVIMPAMGISSEVMSVNSRKPIFGYHAMVYSLIGITVLSFIVWGHHMFVTGMNPFLGGVFMITTLIIAVPSAVKTFNWLATLWRGNIRFTPAMLFAIGMVSFFISGGLTGIFLGNAALDINLHDTYFVVAHFHLVMGSAAIFGMLAGVYHWFPKMFGKMMDEKLGYLHFWLTFIGAYLVFFPMHFMGLDGVPRRYYAFTEFVSMQRWLTVNTFITWAAIMAACAQVAFLYNFISSIFIGKKATQNPWESNTLEWTTPVEHLHGNWPGEIPTVYRWPYDYSKPGAEEDYIPQTVPYSQTMSSNLPHDFEDNPKGLEELNKYTSTLKANEQVK